The genomic region CTCGTACGGCGCCGGCGCCTCCAAGTGGCAGACGGTCCGCCGCATCGTTCTCCCCCAGGCCCTCCCGGGCATTATGACCGGCGCCATCCTCGCCATGGCCCGGGGCGCCGGCGAGGTCGCCCCGCTCATGCTGGTCGGCGCCGTCAAGTCCGCCCCCGAGCTCCCTATCGACTCGGAGTTCCCCTTCATCCACGCCGAGCGCAGCTTCATGCACCTGGGCTTCCACATCTTCGACCTGGGTTTCCAAAGCCCCGACTCCAAGGCCTCCACCCCGCTGCTCTGGACCACCACGCTCCTGCTGATTCTGATCGTGCTCGCGCTGAATCTCACGGCAATCATCATCCGTTCCCGCCTGCGGGCGAAGGTCATCAACGCCAGCGTGTGATCCCACCTATGCCCACCATCGAGACCAAGCCCGTCCAAGTCAGCCGCCCCGGCGGCGACCACCGCCCTCAGCGCGAATACCGCGTGATCAACGCCATCCGCGCCGGCCAGCCCAGCACCCCGTTCATCTCCCCGGCCCTTGAGGCCGAGTCCACCGTCCTGGAGATGAACAAGTTCAACCTCTGGTACGGCCCCAAGCAAGCCCTCTTCGACGTCGACATGCGCATCCCCTCCGGCAAGGTCACGGCCCTCATCGGCCCCTCCGGCTGCGGCAAGTCGACCCTCCTCCGCTCAGTCAACCGCCTGAACGACCTCGTCGACGGCGTCCGCTACCAGGGCTCCATCCTCCTCAACCAGGACGACCTTTACGCCCACCACGTCGACGTCATCGACCTCCGCAAGCGCCTGGGCATGGTCTTCCAGAAGCCCAACCCGTTCCCGATGTCCATCTTCGAGAACGTGGTCTACCCCCTCCGCATCGACGGCGAGCGCCGCAAGTCCGTGCTCGAAGAATCCTGCGAGCGCTCCCTCCGCGCCGCGGCCCTCTGGGACGAGGTCAAAGACCGCCTCAAGGACTCCGCCCTGGGCATGTCCGGCGGCCAGCAGCAGCGCCTCTGCATCGCCCGCGCCATCGTCGCCGACCCCGAGGTGCTGCTCCTGGACGAGCCCTGCTCCGCACTCGACCCTGTCGCCACCCTCAAGATCGAGGAGCTCATCCTTGAGATCTCATCGCGCTACACCGTGCTGATCGTCACCCACAACATGCAGCAGGCCGCCCGCGTCTCCACCTACACCGCCTTCATGTACCTCGGCCGCCTCGTCGAATACGGCCC from Phycisphaerales bacterium harbors:
- the pstB gene encoding phosphate ABC transporter ATP-binding protein PstB, translated to MPTIETKPVQVSRPGGDHRPQREYRVINAIRAGQPSTPFISPALEAESTVLEMNKFNLWYGPKQALFDVDMRIPSGKVTALIGPSGCGKSTLLRSVNRLNDLVDGVRYQGSILLNQDDLYAHHVDVIDLRKRLGMVFQKPNPFPMSIFENVVYPLRIDGERRKSVLEESCERSLRAAALWDEVKDRLKDSALGMSGGQQQRLCIARAIVADPEVLLLDEPCSALDPVATLKIEELILEISSRYTVLIVTHNMQQAARVSTYTAFMYLGRLVEYGPTREVFQTPHLPETEDYVTGRFG